The Setaria viridis chromosome 2, Setaria_viridis_v4.0, whole genome shotgun sequence DNA window CGCTCAAAAGGCTATGGCTTTGTTCGCTTTGGAGATGCCAATGAGCACGTACAAGCAATGACAGAAATGAATGGGGCATACTGTTCTACCAGGCCTATGCGAATTGGGCCTGCTCCCAACAAGAAATGTACGTACACACACCGGCTAACTAATCCACACTTTAATTTCTGACTACCTTTGGTTTTTAGTCTCCTTTGTCTCCTCAAGTTGCAGTGTTTCAAGCATGCATTACTGCTTATGTTATCCCTCTCAGTAGCTTCCCTCCTGCATGAATAAATTCTTCCTGCTGTCATATTGTAGCTTGTGGCCCTTTTTGCCCCTAGTAAGTACTGCAGTCAGGATTCTCAGCATTGCTTAGATGCAAGTGGAGCTAGTTCACTCTACTTAGCTTGCCCATTCAAGGAGTAGTCTGGCATGCTATCTATCCCAATAGGTCTTTTCTATCTCTTTTAGCTCCGCATTAGTTGAAGTTATTTTCCATCACCTGTCAAGTTGATACTCTTGTTCTTAATTTATATATTCTGGATTGTCACAGTGATGCATCTTTGATGTATTTCAAGTCGCATCATATGCTTCAGCTATACATGTAAAATATTTCACCTACAGTGATTTGTTTATCTGCAGAAGGGTTTGTCTGCTGGTCTTTCTCAATTCATTTGTTAATGATCTTAGTGCTATATTTGTTGCATATACTGTACATACAGATGTCAAATAGCTATTATGATTGGTAGACATTTTGTAGTGTTGTATGGCGTTGTTCTAGTCCCCATGTCTACTTGACTAGTGGTGTGTGAATAATGAAATATCGATGGATCAGAATGCCCCGAACATGCAGTGCATTGTCCTTGGCTAGTGGTGGGTTATCTCAAATacgtgtggggggggggggattcaTATTAGCTAGTAACTATTATGTTATCCTGTACAATTTCTAGTAGCAGTGTCCATAGCACTATTTAATCACATTTCTTCTGATATGCAGATTTTGACCACAGCACACAAGGAACTGATTCTTATCACGATCCAAACAATTCAAGAGTGAGTTCATGCCTTTTCTTTTCAAAGGAGTGATTTGTAAGAACATTTAGCCTAAGGATGCATTTGTTGCTTGCAGCTGTTTGTTGGGTCCCTTGATCAAAGCATCACAGATGATGATCTACTGCGGGCCTTTAGTCCATACGGAGAGCTTGTTAATGTCAGAGTACTACCGGGCAAGGCATGCGGCTTTGTCACATACTCAAACAGGTAATTCTTTTTGCCATCGACTCATCATGATTTTATATTGTAGATGGTGGGCCTGCCAGCTAGCTGATCAAATTCCTCATCATGATTTCAAGTTATATGAGGACTAAACTTGTGCGTAGGTTCTGCCTTGGAAGGGACCTACTAGGTTATCTCATAAAATTTGTCACATGTGTTTTGTATACAAACTGCAACTGTAGATTTGTGATTGCAAGATTGTAAATTTTGGGTGTGTAATGCATGTTTTTAGTTGGCCGGCATAGTCCCCTCAAATGTTGTTTGCAGGACGATTGACTTGTGAGTTGTATGTCTTGTAGGGCATCAGCAGAGGAGGCCATGAGAATGCTAAATGGGAGTCAGCTGGGAGGTAACAACTTGAGACTCACATGGGGTCGCCGTTCTGGTAACAAGCAGGTAGCTTTTGTTGCTTGTTTATTTGCTAGTTGCTAATTTCAATGGCAAAATCGTATGGTTTTGTTTGTTGACATGCGTACTCTTGGTGCACAAATATGAGCAGGATCCGCGAAATGGTGGCCAGCATGGACGCCCCAAATGCATTGATCCTTCTAGCTTCGGTTGGTCTCCACAGGATCCATATGCTTATGCTCAGACAGGCCATCCAGGATATGGATATTACCAACATCAGCTGCCCACAGTACAGGTAAATTTTTATCTCTCATGAGGATCTGGAAGAGGTCTTTCTCCAGAGATTCATTTTAATAATCAAAATAATAGCGTCTGTTTCACTAAGGATCTGCATCAGAAATTCGATCAAGTATGATGAGTATGCTCTGTATATTTGTGCAGTGAGATCACCATGTGAAGGAACATCACAAGGAACAGCATGTAGAGAGATTTTTGGTCCATGAACTTGGAAGAACTTCCTCTCCTTTTTGGAAATATAGCTTTCTTCCTTAGTTGCGCTCCCATGAGAAATAGCTCCGTATCCCAGCACGGAAGCCCCCCTGCGATGCCTGGGACTAAGAGTTTTTACAGACGTCGAGAATTTAGCCCCCTTTAACCTGTTGGATTGGCTGAATTTTGGTAGCTTAACTCGGGTTCAGAGTGACTTGTCAGCTGAGGCTGTAGACGACATTACATTGTGGTTACCTTTTACTGGCTAAATCGCACTTGTGATGGTGTTTCTGAAATAGTTCCGGGTGCTCTACTTGTCTTATTTGAACATTTAATTTTCTACATTCCATAGAGTGAACTGTCCTGCTACTTGCATTGTATGCGCTACACACGTACAAACACACAATCAGCTGAAGCTGTGAAATTACAATAATAACCCATTACATGTGGGAACTAGAATAGGGTAGGATTGAAGAGCAGGTTGCGATGAGTCGGCGAGGTGATGCGTCCTCGTCCTGGTAGATGCAGTGGATGATCCGGGCAAGGTTGAGGCACAGGTTGCTGGCCATGTTCTGATCCGTGGCAGATGACATCTCCTTGTTGAGCTCCTTCCAGGTGTCGGCGGCGCGGGCTTGGTCCTCGCCGGTGCACCAGGCCCACCGCCATGCAGCAGGCGAGGCATTCGGAAGAGAAGCGCTGCCGAATGCAGATCAAGGTCGTTGTCTTCCTGCTCCTTGTCATCGGCAGCAGTATGATGAATGGAGAGGAGGATGGCTTCGATCTCCTCCTCGAAATGGTAGGCGATGCCAAGACTCTGCAGCTGATGGATCATCCTCAGCCTGCTGCTTGCACTTGCAGCCTCCTCCAGCACCAGCAGACGCCTCACTCTCTCCTTGAGGGTGGTTGTTGCTggttgcagcagcagctggttgCTGGCTTGTTGGTGGCTGAGCGATGAGCAGATGGAGTCGTAGTCCCAAGTGGTGGGCTCGTAGTTGGCGGACTGCCAGTGCGGCGACTCCACGGCGGCCTGGGCGTGCTCGCCGGCGCACACGGCATTGGGGGAAGTACACGCTTCACTTTAAGATCAACCACTGATAATCAAGTCATTGGCCCCTATCGGCATCAACAGGCAGCATCAACAATATAATGCATATGCAATTCAGATAATGTCATGTCATGCTCCGGGTAGCAATAGcaaaaccaaccaaacacaacacCTTGGAGATGCAACCACAAAAGGAGTCGCCAGTTTCATTTCATCAGAGTACCACTCAACACCAAGACTCTTCTCATCATATAatatgttgatgatgatgatgatgatgcgtCACCACCAATGGATGAATGCTTCCAGGCTTCCATAAACACAACAAGGCAAGCAAAAGCATTCAACTCAACTGGATGCAGCTCATCCACACTTCTTATATAGTACCATACAAACATCATAAAATCTCTCTAGTTAATGGGGTGGTATTGTGCCGATACCCGCTTGGGAGGAAGCTTCCGTAGGACGAACAGGACTAGCGCAGAAGGCAATATCTCCGTCAGCTGCACAATTGGAGTACACTTATTAGAATACTGATGAATACTAATGCCAGGGATAAATAGACGCCATAATAGCAAGTACAAGGCATACCGTATAGTAGAACAAGTCTAGGATTGGATGGTCCAAAACCTCCAGAGATACATCCCGATCAAATGCAGATAATGCCACCTACCATCAGTGCACATAACAAGAAAACATCAGAAATAAAAAGTCCAACGTCTGCAATTTCTATACATGCAGAATGTTTCCGAAGTGAAGTGACTTTGTAAACAAAAAGTCTGCTCTTCACACAAAAGTGCAAAGCGGACTACTCGACTATGTCTGGTTGTGGCCAGGCCCATATTGTACAGGTCAGCATCATATGTCTAGTTTGAGAATTGAGACCAACCAAAGGAACAGCCAATTCTACCAACCAATCAGTAAGTGACAACAAAATACTCACCACAACACATCTTATCAGGAAGCAGGTTACGCAAATTGCTGTCACAGTCCCAACCTGAGACATTTTGGAAAATGCAACGTCAGAACGAAAAAATTAATTATGGAGACAGATGATGGGCCAAATAACCCTTGATACGTTATCGAGAAACCGGTGAGTAATTAAAAAATTGCACATCAAAGTAAACGATTTTAAATTATACAAAGACATCATAAACAATAGTCAGTTAGTCACCAGACAAATGGCCTGTACAGCACAAGATTTGACTACGGTTTATTAGAGCTCCAAAAATCATGTTTCGGACACTGCAAAGAATTAAATGTTCAATGCATGATGATTTCCACTGTTTAAACATGAGCATGATATTCTTTCGCAGTTCATAGTAAAGGTCAAAAGGATAATGTCAACCAAATGCTATGTATACCCAAAAAGCATTCTATGTCAGCAATCTGTTTTCCACTCTTCAGTAGCCTTTTCAAGGGCAGTTGAACATGAAAGGTAGCAGTTAAAGTGTCACAATCACCTCATAAAGCTTCTTTTGCCGCCCCTTTGATTCAATAGGGAAACGTCTCAGCAAGAAAAATAACCTGAAGGGAAACAACGGCAGCACATTTTTACATAGTAAATAACTAATGTTGCAAGTTAGTACAACAGGAAAAGACGCAGAGACATTGGTATACCTTCCACCATATACTGAAAAGCCAAGAAGCGCGACAAAGGAGACAGCTACAATGAAGAGTTTGCTGGCCAGCTCAACCGCGGCATTATCATTTATTCCGAGGTATATCCATATGCAAACCTGTCCAGATGTCAAAGCAGAGGTACTGAGTCAAAGGTAGCAAAGATTATCTGAAGCATTCAGTAGAATAGGAATTTAAAGAAACAGACAGAAAGTAGACAAAGTATTTGCACAGACAGGAAGTAAGAGATAGGATGTTGAGTAAATATGATGAAGAAGAGACCTGAACGACATATATGATGCTGTTAACGGCAATGTATGCAGGCCTTAGCTTGTCTGTTGGGAGACTCCTGGCCTGCAAGTGGAGCAACATTTCTGCTTGTATCATTTATTTGATTGAGAAAGGAAGGATGACAAGTGTAGGTGAGACAGGCAAAGCTACCTGATGGTAAATTTCTGCCCAGAAGAGCACGAGTAGAGTGTATGTGGAGAAGAAGAGCAAACCGGGGAGATCTAGTAGCACCAGCTTATATACCTGTTGATGATTGGACAAAGGGTGAAGGTGTTTAACAACAAGGGTAGAATCTTGATGTTTATGTACAACAAGAACAAAGTGAGTGCTCATATAAATGAACTAGTATTAAAAGGAAGGTAAAGTAGAAGGAAGGGATGCCACTTACTTTTGTGCGGAGGAGGAAGACATGGACATGGAAGCCGAAGACGAGAGCACGAACTGCAGGGATAAGGGCTTGGTTGGTTAGTTGAGGTTGAGGACGTCCGTGGGATGAATGAAATCCGAATGGGGAATTAGAAGAAGAAGCATTATATTGTTAGGAGCATTGATTACCCACCCCCATTGACAAGGAAGTTCATGAGGTGGAAGATCTTCTGCGTGGTCCATCCGAGCTCGGGCACCCGGCGCTGGATCCTGATGAGCTGAATCTGCAAGGGATAGGGGTAGATGGGGCCGTCAGAGAGGAGCGAATCCGCAATCTGATTTCTCGAATTGGAACGCTGCTCCCCCGCTCGGAGGAAGAGCGGCAGCAGAGGTTgggttggattggattggatttttGCAGCAGGGTAGCACCGCACGAATCAATCGGCGAAGAGCAGCTTCGGATCAAGcatcaaatattttttttgtgccCCCAAAGGCCAAAGAGGTGGGTCGGACGGGCGTACCAGTGCGACGGCGGAGACGAGGGCGTATGCtgcggagagggagaagaaggccgCGTGCTGCCACTCGGGTGACTCGTTGACGTCGTTCCACCAGCCCCGGAGCAGCGGcgcggaggcagaggaggaagcactggcggcggccgcgaagGAGGAGGCCAGCTCCCTCATCTCGCTCTCCgggaagggggaggggggaggggggagggggagaaggGGTGGTGCGGTGCGGGCAAgtctcctcttctcctctctctctcgtgTCTCCGCTTTGCCTTTCTGCGCGAGGAACAAGAAGAAGG harbors:
- the LOC117845128 gene encoding tobamovirus multiplication protein 1 produces the protein MRELASSFAAAASASSSASAPLLRGWWNDVNESPEWQHAAFFSLSAAYALVSAVALIQLIRIQRRVPELGWTTQKIFHLMNFLVNGVRALVFGFHVHVFLLRTKVYKLVLLDLPGLLFFSTYTLLVLFWAEIYHQARSLPTDKLRPAYIAVNSIIYVVQVCIWIYLGINDNAAVELASKLFIVAVSFVALLGFSVYGGRLFFLLRRFPIESKGRQKKLYEVGTVTAICVTCFLIRCVVVALSAFDRDVSLEVLDHPILDLFYYTLTEILPSALVLFVLRKLPPKRVSAQYHPIN